One Rosa chinensis cultivar Old Blush chromosome 5, RchiOBHm-V2, whole genome shotgun sequence genomic region harbors:
- the LOC112164971 gene encoding protochlorophyllide-dependent translocon component 52, chloroplastic, whose product METLRVSSIPSLQLPSKFDKTQSKKLTFLGFNQTSSSSFSLFQRNKPTFKTFTTISSSIATKTENPSGPQVETQTQDGKFDWYAHWYPLMPVCDLDKRVPHAKKVLGIDVVVWWDKNESTWKVFDDACPHRLAPLSEGRIDQWGRLQCVYHGWCFNGSGECKFIPQAPKDGPPIHTSKKACVGAYPSTVQNGIVWFWPSSDPQYKDILAEKKPPYIPEIDDPSYASLMGNREIPYGYEVLIENLMDPAHVPYAHYGIMQTRQPKEKADREGGRPLDFYIPKLDINGFIAEQNPGHSIFLPPCVFCVSIFSPVDHISGAASSPGTEKVLSPQTGQKQALLVFICVPVSPGNSRLIWTFPRNFGVWIDRIVPRWIFHIGQNLILDSDLYLLHIEERRIMDAGPTQWQKACFVPTKSDALVVGFRKWLNKYAGGQVDWRGKFTGALPPTPPKEQLLDRYQSHVVNCSSCNSAYKALGVLEVVLQVFSFSLLGIVAAIKQGVLSSLAARTALVATALLCFAGSKWLAHFIYKNFHFHDYNHALV is encoded by the exons ATGGAAACTCTGAGAGTTTCATCTATTCCATCATTACAACTTCcatctaaatttgataaaaccCAATCAAAGAAACTCACTTTCTTGGGTTTTAATCAAACATCCAGTTCATCATTCTCATTGTTTCAAAGAAACAAACCAACATTCAAGACATTCACCACCATATCATCCTCTATTGCAACTAAGACTGAAAACCCATCTGGACCACAAGTTGAAACTCAAACCCAAGATGGCAAATTTGATTGGTATGCCCATTGGTACCCATTGATGCCAGTCTGTGACCTTGACAAGAGAGTCCCACATGCAAAGAAAGTTCTGGGTATTGATGTCGTGGTGTGGTGGGACAAAAATGAAAGTACATGGAAGGTGTTTGATGATGCTTGTCCTCACAGATTGGCTCCATTATCTGAAGGGAGGATTGATCAGTGGGGAAGGTTGCAGTGTGTTTATCATGGCTGGTGTTTTAATGGCTCTGGTGAATGCAAGTTCATTCCTCAAGCACCCAAGGATGGCCCTCCG ATTCACACTTCAAAGAAAGCATGTGTAGGTGCTTATCCAAGTACCGTGCAGAATGGAATCGTGTGGTTCTGGCCAAGTTCTGATCCTCAATACAAAGATATTCTTGCAGAGAAAAAGCCTCCCTACATACCGGAAATAGATGATCCATCATATGCTAGCTTGATGGGAAATAGGGAGATACCTTACGG GTACGAGGTCTTGATTGAAAATCTTATGGACCCTGCTCATGTTCCATATGCACATTATGGAATAATGCAAACTCGACAACCCAAAG AGAAAGCTGATAGAGAAGGGGGCAGACCATTGGACTTTTATATTCCTAAGTTAGACATAAATGGTTTCATCGCAGAGCAGAATCCAGGTCACAGTATATTTCTGCCGCcatgtgtgttttgtgtttcTATCTTTAGTCCAGTTGACCATATTAGTGGGGCTGCATCCTCACCTGGAACTGAAAAG GTATTATCACCCCAAACGGGACAAAAGCAAGCTCTTTTAGTTTTTATCTGCGTTCCAGTTAGTCCAGGTAATAGCAGATTGATATGGACTTTCCCAAGAAACTTTGGCGTTTGGATTGACAGGATTGTTCCACGATGGATATTTCATATTGGGCAAAACCTGATTCTGGACTCGGATTTATATTTGCTTCATATTGAG GAACGTAGGATAATGGATGCTGGCCCTACCCAGTGGCAGAAAGCTTGTTTTGTGCCAACAAAGTCAGATGCCCTTGTTGTTGGTTTCCGAAAGTGGTTAAACAAGTATGCGGGTGGTCAGGTAGATTGGAGAGGCAAGTTCACTGGGGCTCTACCGCCCACTCCTCCTAAAGAACAGTTGTTGGACAG GTACCAGTCTCATGTGGTAAACTGCAGCAGTTGCAATTCTGCCTACAAAGCTCTAGGCGTGCTTGAAGTCGTATTGCAGGTCTTCTCGTTTTCTTTACTTGGAATTGTCGCTGCAATTAAGCAAGGAGTATTATCATCACTGGCTGCGAGAACTGCGCTAGTTGCAACAGCTCTACTATGCTTTGCAGGTTCAAAATGGTTGGCTCATTTTATCTACAAAAACTTTCACTTTCACGACTACAACCATGCCCTGGTGTAA
- the LOC112165911 gene encoding uncharacterized protein LOC112165911, translating to MKESSPSSEPIGQNIIKLISNLCFSAFVFSVLIITVIAITYQPPDPWLQSAPALTKLFTESQNATFKNDNSILKTGEDFIAPAAPPDSRITEAVIQTTEANLTSSPQPESDSGCGDLETVNCSDPRVLIAVERFNLRLFKTIVFLEYQSPVNGSKADECDVLWRFRNRKEKSWRRYRDFRRFKFGFGVNCTYKVVHAGGWHSGVNARRSQRSRVGKGGGGNGSRIVPPARDEEINDTIPSLGERNFRRGKYLYYSRGGDYCKGMNQYMWSFLCGLGEAMYLNRTFVVDLSLCLSGSYNPSNKDEEGKDFRYYFDFEHLKEVASIVEEGEFLRDWKKWDRSHKRKLPVKKVVSHKITPMQLKKDRNTVLWRQFDAPEPENYWYRVCEGQAAKNIQRPWHALWKSKRLMNIVSEISGRMDWDFDAVHVVRGEKAKNTQLWPHLDYDTSPDQLLEKVKGMVQPWRNLYIATNEPFYNYFDKLRSQYKVHLLDDYKELWSNTSEWYNETTTLNNGNPVEFDGYMRVEVDTEVLYRAKTRVETFYNLTKDCKDGVFTC from the coding sequence ATGAAAGAATCAAGTCCCAGCAGTGAGCCCATTGGGCAGAACATCATAAAGCTGATAAGCAATCTCTGCTTCTCAGCGTTCGTCTTCTCAGTCCTTATCATCACCGTGATTGCCATCACCTACCAACCCCCAGATCCATGGCTCCAGTCTGCTCCGGCCTTGACAAAACTCTTCACTGAATCCCAGAACGCTACTTTCAAAAATGACAATTCCATCCTTAAGACCGGCGAGGATTTCATTGCCCCGGCTGCCCCTCCCGATAGCCGGATCACCGAGGCCGTCATTCAGACCACCGAGGCCAACCTCACCAGTTCCCCACAGCCCGAATCCGATTCGGGCTGTGGGGATCTGGAGACAGTGAATTGTTCAGACCCTAGAGTTCTCATTGCGGTTGAGAGGTTTAATTTGAGGCTGTTTAAGACGATTGTGTTTTTGGAGTATCAGAGTCCGGTTAATGGGTCGAAAGCTGATGAGTGTGATGTGCTGTGGAGGTTTAGGAACAGGAAGGAGAAGTCTTGGAGGAGGTATAGGGATTTTAGGAGGTTTAAGTTTGGGTTTGGAGTGAATTGTACCTACAAGGTGGTGCACGCCGGAGGGTGGCATTCCGGTGTGAATGCACGGCGTTCACAGAGGAGTAGGGTTGGTAAGGGGGGTGGTGGAAATGGTAGCAGGATTGTCCCACCGGCTCGTGATGAGGAGATTAATGATACCATACCGAGCTTGGGGGAGAGGAATTTCAGGAGGGGGAAGTACTTGTACTACTCGCGGGGAGGGGATTATTGCAAGGGAATGAATCAGTACATGTGGAGTTTCTTGTGTGGTTTAGGTGAGGCAATGTATTTGAACAGGACATTTGTGGTGGATTTGAGTTTGTGCTTGTCGGGGAGCTATAATCCGAGTAATAAGGATGAGGAAGGGAAGGATTTTCGGTATTATTTTGATTTCGAGCATTTGAAGGAGGTTGCATCAATTGTGGAGGAGGGTGAGTTTTTGAGGGATTGGAAGAAGTGGGATCGAAGCCATAAGAGGAAGCTGCCTGTTAAGAAGGTTGTGAGCCACAAGATTACGCCAATGCAACTCAAGAAAGATAGGAACACGGTTCTATGGAGGCAGTTTGATGCGCCGGAGCCAGAGAATTACTGGTACAGGGTGTGCGAAGGACAAGCTGCCAAGAACATTCAGAGGCCGTGGCATGCTTTGTGGAAGTCAAAGAGATTGATGAACATTGTTTCAGAGATCAGTGGGCGAATGGATTGGGATTTCGATGCTGTTCATGTGGTGCGAGGGGAGAAGGCGAAGAATACGCAGCTCTGGCCTCATCTGGATTATGATACATCCCCCGACCAGCTACTTGAGAAGGTTAAGGGTATGGTTCAGCCTTGGAGGAATCTGTATATAGCCACCAATGAACCTTTTTATAATTACTTTGACAAACTGAGGTCTCAGTACAAGGTTCATTTGCTTGATGATTACAAGGAGTTGTGGAGTAATACAAGCGAGTGGTACAATGAGACTACGACTCTGAACAATGGGAATCCGGTTGAGTTTGATGGGTACATGAGGGTAGAAGTGGATACTGAGGTTCTTTACAGGGCAAAGACGCGAGTGGAAACGTTCTATAATTTGACAAAGGATTGCAAGGATGGAGTCTTTACATGCTGA
- the LOC112164970 gene encoding IQ domain-containing protein IQM2 has translation MGISFSCPFSEDCDLESALESVTVKSISFGDDEVKTPVRSVSFNRGDAEPLIMRALGSGKMTLETSVSFKGDELEKMGLLKFPSLDKEKSIAITSVSPLCKEVDIGSISAVSKEMDIQSPRSDNSVGMIRPVQTDFTNPKHMAAIKLQKVYKSFRTRRKLADCAVLVEQSWWKLLDFAELKRSSISFFEIEKHETAISRWSRARTRAAKVGKGLSKNSKAQKLALQHWLEAIDPRHRYGHNLHFYYVKWLHCQSREPFFYWLDIGEGKEVNLEKCPRSKLQQQCIKYLGPMERMAYEVVVEDGKLFYKQSGELLHTSGEDKDAKWIFVLSTSKILYVGKKQKGTFQHSSFLAGGATSAAGRLVIENGIIKAVWPHSGHYRPTEENFRDFVSFLEENNVDLTDVKMSPVDEEEGSLSKKRSSAHLRSYSAEEELIPDLCDLKTENTIVRDSSRKETDSMEQAVAMESKIASRLHRLSRKLSNLEIPKRESLLESESQAAASSCNSFPVESSVSTEVHQPSEQEYMVPKQNLFDENHEETEEETIPEESILKRINSLKGMKSYQLGKQLSCKWTTGAGPRIGCVRDYPSELQFRALEHVNLSPRKANRPRSYFSPRITNVSSPTLLSPTTCGGEVATILSPAAFDRASLLSRSFKPARTQSSPLFVGSRVTKITNVS, from the exons ATGGGAATTTCCTTTTCTTGCCCATTTTCTGAGGACTGTGATTTGGAAAGTGCGTTAGAATCAGTAACTGTAAAATCTATCAGTTTTGGAGATGATGAAGTAAAAACTCCAGTTAGATCAGTTAGTTTCAACCGCGGTGATGCAGAACCTTTGATAATGAGAGCCTTAGGTTCTGGAAAGATGACATTAGAAACTTCTGTTAGCTTTAAAGGGGATGAGTTGGAGAAAATGGGCTTGCTTAAGTTTCCTTCATTAGATAAAGAAAAGAGTATTGCCATTACATCAGTTAGCCCCCTTTGCAAAGAAGTGGACATTGGATCAATCAGTGCCGTTAGCAAAGAAATGGACATTCAATCCCCGAGATCAGATAATTCGGTGGGGATGATCCGACCCGTGCAAACAGATTTCACCAACCCCAAACACATGGCGGCAATTAAGTTGCAGAAAGTGTACAAAAGCTTTCGGACCAGAAGAAAGCTAGCAGATTGTGCAGTTCTAGTTGAGCAGAGCTG GTGGAAGCTGTTAGATTTCGCTGAGCTTAAGCGGAGTTCTATATCATTCTTTGAAATTGAGAAACATGAAACTGCCATTTCACGTTGGTCTAGAGCAAGGACCAGAGCTGCCAAG GTTGGAAAGGGTTTATCAAAGAATAGTAAAGCACAAAAACTTGCTTTGCAGCACTGGCTTGAAGCG ATTGATCCAAGGCACCGATATGGACACAATCTACACTTTTATTACGTTAAGTGGCTTCATTGTCAGAGTAGAGAACCATTCTTCTACTGGCTAGATATAGGAGAAGGGAAGGAAGTGAATCTTGAAAAATGCCCTCGATCCAAACTTCAACAGCAGTGTATCAAGTATCTTGGTCCG ATGGAAAGAATGGCCTATGAAGTTGTTGTGGAGGATGGAAAATTATTCTACAAGCAATCAGGGGAGCTCCTCCATACATctggagaagacaaggatgcCAAATGGATTTTTGTTCTCAGCACTTCGAAAATCTTATATGTTGGCAAGAAACAGAAGGGCACATTTCAGCATTCCAGTTTTTTGGCTGGAGGAGCCACATCTGCTGCTGGGAGATTAGTTATTGAGAATGGCATTATCAAG GCAGTTTGGCCTCACAGTGGTCATTATAGACCAACAGAAGAGAATTTCAGAGACTTTGTTTCATTCCTTGAAGAGAACAATGTGGATCTCACTGATGTTAAG ATGAGTCCagttgatgaagaagaaggttcACTTAGCAAGAAAAGAAGCAGTGCTCATCTGAGAAGCTACTCAGCTGAAGAGGAGTTAATCCCAGATCTATGTgacttaaaaactgaaaataCCATTGTTCGAGACTCTAGTAGGAAGGAGACTGATTCAATGGAGCAAGCTGTTGCAATGGAATCAAAGATAGCAAGCCGGCTCCACAGGCTTAGCCGAAAATTATCTAATCTTGAAATACCAAAAAGAGAAAGTTTGCTTGAGAGTGAAAGTCAAGCAGCTGCTTCAAGTTGCAACAGTTTCCCTGTAGAATCTTCAGTATCAACAGAAGTACATCAACCATCAGAACAGGAATACATGGTTCCAAAGCAGAACTTGTTCGATGAAAACCATGAAGAGACTGAGGAAGAAACCATTCCAGAAGAATCGATTCTCAAAAGGATTAACTCCCTCAAAGGAATGAAATCATATCAATTGGGAAAGCAGTTATCCTGCAAATGGACAACAGGAGCTGGACCTCGCATAGGTTGCGTGAGGGACTACCCTTCAGAGCTTCAGTTTCGAGCTCTGGAGCATGTCAACTTGTCTCCAAGAAAGGCTAACCGTCCTAGATCATACTTCTCTCCTCGGATCACTAATGTATCGAGTCCAACACTGCTGTCACCCACAACATGTGGCGGGGAGGTGGCGACAATCTTAAGTCCAGCCGCATTTGATAGAGCGAGCTTGTTATCCAGAAGCTTTAAGCCTGCTAGAACACAGTCCTCCCCATTGTTTGTAGGAAGTAGAGTAACCAAAATCACTAATGTTTCATGA